One genomic window of Gimesia chilikensis includes the following:
- a CDS encoding DUF4175 family protein: MPHSIRAQLEHLHQKIRQLIWLNGVCWGLTILLALGLLAVALDWSLDITDPAIRLILGLGIGAALVSTVWKRLLIPLKTPITDLDLALKIEKRYPALKDSFSSSIEFENQPAAHYAGSAQMRQAVIQESYQRAAQINFLELIDTHPIRKVMISAALLCLLVSGLAILHPRQVMLGFQRLILPFSAPEWPQSVELLILDENLVPIETSPGNPYQVVEGQTFQFFVENRKGDPPEDLMLEYQNSQQSQLRPQIYSEPLRIVSVPDTATGVERDLGTGSLVVSSKTLKLRAVGGDDTSMPWLTIESVPPTTIKLEKVTLTPPEYSQKKETSLPAGIGHFKALVGTRVKISASSNKLLKSVALRVKDQPPKPVQLDQDRRHFATEFIVTEPGTYSYWFDIENDQGFRPPSPDRYEITAVLDALPEVFLEKPDTDLQVTPDAQIPLVVAIRDDLGIASALIRYQKSSREESLSRALRTDRPTETFPLGFQSQQPATDVIINENWNLTELSLEEGDRIIFRAEATDFFQPIISGETESGVKIDPHTGSSISRVLTIVSPDYKSNELVNRHAQLLEELTRVLKDQRLLNTEIKDVQHQLERVGQVRTQELDTIKQVEMDQKRVASQLASPRTGLEPRAKELLQELEWNRIQDPGMQQRLSELSTELSRLNQELFPQIQEQMTQARKKLQSSVDQAPESKDDQKQKPAAGKQKSTDQAPAKKSDRDAEPLEALTRAEQGQRQVIDRLGTMLQSLSQWQKTRDLVSELDEQIAQQSEIQEQTTELAKRTITRSFSNLKLQDQADLEKLASRQERQSDQFKSFRDLLDNIQAESKANSQTDQFEKQAALDFLRKQSLPEKMRQTADRLKQNQVGQAIQEQQQIQESMQKLKDIFENQAEESPDQLIKKLKQSEQELSQLKQKQQDLLQKLKTAAQDTNKSELKKELEQLAKQEQALKQQLDQLENQLQKLSLNRASDSVRRASQRLSKANDSLSQGQTGQAEQEMRESLDDLEQAQRELASRRQELEETLAFEEFTKLESEIESLIERQQAVITETNRLETVRKERGRWSRGQLKSLRQLAEAERDLQNQTQTFVDKMAAAPVFGLAIRKVRDQLEIAVIRLEERLTDEETLAAETGAQNRLKEILAILKYRKSTPNQESGDGSPSQQQMPTDQIPLVAQLRLLKLLQEELLQQTTRFNESIDQQKELTPEQQELRKRLSRDQADLAELSQELMSLFTGSQSDETEPLPETVP, encoded by the coding sequence ATGCCTCATTCCATTCGAGCACAACTCGAGCATCTGCACCAGAAGATCCGACAGCTGATCTGGCTGAACGGGGTCTGCTGGGGGCTGACGATCCTGCTCGCTCTGGGATTGCTCGCCGTCGCACTGGACTGGAGTCTGGATATCACCGACCCCGCGATTCGGCTCATCCTGGGTCTGGGTATCGGGGCGGCCCTGGTCTCGACGGTCTGGAAACGACTGCTGATCCCCTTAAAGACCCCCATCACCGATCTCGACCTGGCACTGAAGATTGAAAAACGCTATCCGGCTCTGAAGGACAGTTTTTCGAGCAGCATCGAGTTCGAAAACCAACCGGCGGCGCATTACGCGGGCTCTGCCCAGATGCGACAGGCCGTCATTCAGGAATCCTACCAGCGGGCAGCCCAGATCAATTTTCTGGAACTGATTGATACCCACCCGATTCGCAAAGTCATGATCTCGGCAGCCCTGCTCTGCCTGCTGGTGTCGGGGCTCGCGATCCTGCATCCTCGGCAGGTCATGTTAGGCTTTCAGCGTCTGATACTCCCCTTCTCCGCTCCGGAGTGGCCTCAGAGTGTGGAACTGCTGATTCTGGATGAGAATCTGGTGCCCATCGAAACCAGCCCCGGCAATCCGTATCAGGTTGTGGAAGGACAGACCTTTCAGTTCTTTGTCGAAAACCGCAAAGGCGATCCGCCCGAAGACCTGATGCTTGAGTATCAGAACAGCCAGCAGTCCCAACTCCGCCCGCAGATCTATTCTGAACCGCTGCGAATTGTTTCGGTTCCCGACACCGCCACCGGCGTGGAACGCGATCTGGGAACCGGTTCCCTCGTGGTCTCCAGCAAAACTCTCAAACTGCGAGCGGTTGGCGGCGATGATACCAGCATGCCCTGGTTGACAATTGAGTCGGTCCCTCCGACCACCATCAAGCTGGAGAAGGTCACACTCACTCCCCCGGAATATTCGCAAAAGAAAGAAACCAGCCTGCCCGCGGGCATTGGTCATTTCAAAGCACTCGTGGGGACCAGGGTTAAGATCTCAGCCAGTTCGAATAAGCTGCTTAAATCGGTCGCGCTACGCGTGAAAGATCAGCCGCCGAAACCGGTTCAACTGGACCAGGACCGCAGGCATTTCGCGACGGAATTTATCGTAACAGAGCCAGGCACCTATTCCTACTGGTTCGACATCGAGAACGACCAGGGATTCCGGCCTCCCTCACCGGATCGTTATGAAATCACGGCAGTCCTCGATGCGCTGCCCGAGGTCTTTCTGGAAAAACCCGATACCGACCTGCAGGTTACTCCTGACGCTCAGATCCCGCTGGTAGTCGCCATTCGCGATGATCTGGGCATCGCCAGTGCTTTGATTCGCTATCAGAAATCCTCACGCGAAGAATCACTCTCACGGGCACTTCGTACAGATCGTCCCACGGAAACATTTCCTCTCGGATTCCAATCGCAGCAGCCGGCGACAGATGTGATCATCAATGAGAACTGGAATCTGACAGAGCTCTCTCTGGAAGAAGGCGACCGGATTATTTTCCGCGCGGAAGCCACCGACTTCTTTCAACCAATTATATCCGGGGAAACCGAAAGTGGTGTCAAAATAGACCCGCATACCGGCAGCAGTATTTCGCGTGTACTGACGATTGTCAGCCCTGACTATAAATCAAATGAGCTCGTCAACCGTCATGCACAGTTGCTGGAAGAACTGACGCGTGTACTCAAAGACCAGCGACTGCTCAATACGGAAATCAAGGATGTGCAGCATCAGCTGGAACGCGTCGGTCAGGTACGCACACAGGAGCTCGACACCATCAAGCAGGTCGAGATGGACCAGAAGCGGGTCGCTTCCCAGCTGGCCAGCCCGCGTACCGGCCTGGAACCTCGCGCGAAAGAACTGCTGCAGGAACTGGAATGGAACCGCATCCAGGACCCAGGCATGCAACAGCGCCTGTCAGAATTGAGCACCGAACTCTCCCGGCTGAACCAGGAACTCTTTCCGCAGATCCAGGAACAGATGACGCAGGCCCGTAAGAAACTGCAATCCTCTGTCGATCAGGCCCCCGAATCAAAGGATGACCAGAAACAGAAACCGGCCGCCGGAAAACAGAAATCAACGGACCAGGCTCCCGCAAAAAAATCAGACCGTGATGCAGAACCGCTGGAAGCCCTGACCAGAGCCGAACAGGGACAGCGACAGGTGATTGACCGGCTGGGTACGATGCTGCAGTCACTCTCACAGTGGCAGAAGACCCGGGACCTGGTTTCCGAACTGGATGAGCAGATCGCACAACAATCCGAAATTCAGGAACAGACTACGGAACTGGCCAAACGCACGATCACCCGTTCGTTTTCCAACCTGAAACTGCAGGACCAGGCCGACCTCGAAAAACTGGCCAGCCGCCAGGAACGTCAGTCAGACCAGTTCAAATCCTTCCGTGATCTGCTGGATAACATCCAGGCAGAATCAAAGGCGAATTCCCAGACCGATCAGTTTGAAAAGCAGGCGGCCCTTGATTTCCTGCGGAAACAGTCGTTACCCGAAAAAATGCGACAAACGGCAGATCGACTCAAGCAGAACCAGGTCGGACAGGCGATCCAGGAGCAGCAGCAGATTCAGGAGTCGATGCAGAAACTCAAAGACATCTTTGAGAACCAGGCAGAGGAATCTCCCGATCAGCTGATCAAGAAGCTGAAACAGTCTGAGCAGGAACTCAGCCAGTTGAAGCAGAAACAACAGGATCTGCTGCAGAAACTGAAGACGGCTGCACAGGACACGAACAAGTCGGAGCTGAAAAAAGAGCTGGAGCAACTGGCCAAACAGGAACAGGCACTCAAGCAGCAACTGGACCAGTTGGAAAACCAGTTGCAGAAACTGAGCCTGAACCGGGCCTCCGATTCAGTTCGCCGTGCCAGCCAGCGACTGTCTAAAGCCAATGACTCCCTGAGCCAGGGACAGACAGGTCAGGCCGAACAGGAAATGCGCGAATCACTGGATGACCTCGAACAGGCCCAGCGCGAACTGGCCTCACGCAGACAGGAACTGGAAGAAACCCTCGCATTTGAGGAGTTCACGAAACTCGAGTCGGAAATCGAGTCTCTGATCGAACGTCAACAGGCGGTGATTACCGAAACCAACCGCCTCGAAACAGTGCGTAAAGAACGTGGCCGCTGGTCGCGGGGGCAGCTCAAGTCACTCAGGCAGCTCGCGGAAGCTGAGCGTGATTTACAGAACCAGACACAAACTTTCGTCGATAAGATGGCAGCGGCTCCGGTCTTTGGACTGGCGATTCGCAAAGTCCGTGATCAACTGGAAATCGCAGTGATCCGACTGGAAGAGCGACTCACGGACGAGGAAACCCTGGCCGCAGAAACCGGTGCCCAGAACAGGCTGAAGGAAATTCTGGCGATCCTCAAATATCGCAAGAGTACACCGAACCAGGAATCAGGCGACGGCTCACCGTCACAACAACAGATGCCCACCGATCAGATTCCACTGGTGGCCCAGCTGCGACTGCTCAAACTGCTTCAGGAAGAGCTGCTACAGCAGACGACTCGCTTTAATGAATCCATCGATCAGCAGAAAGAGCTGACACCCGAGCAACAGGAACTGCGTAAACGTCTCTCCCGGGATCAGGCCGACCTGGCGGAACTGTCGCAGGAACTGATGTCTCTTTTCACCGGCTCCCAGTCTGACGAAACAGAACCATTACCCGAGACTGTCCCATGA